The segment TCCTGTTTTATCAAAAACACTAATTAATGCCCGTCTAATTTTGGGCATATAACCTCCTCTTTCTTAAAACTTGTTGGACAATGAGGTTCTCATAAATCCACAATTGGTACTAATCCATTTTTCTAAAACTTTTTCTCTTGTAAGGTCCATGATTTGATGTTCTCTGTGACCCAACTTTCATTTGATAACGGCTTGTCTGCCCTGAACTTCAATTCTATTCTCCGCAAAAAGCTGGAGCGCTTCAACATAAATCTTATGCTCTTGCTCCAAAACTCGGGCGGCCAATGTTCCCGGGGTATCATCGTCTTTTACTGGAACGCATCTTTGTAGAATTGGTACGCCGGAATCGTACTCTTCATTCACTAAATGTACGGTAACTCCTGAAACTTTGCAACCGTAATCTAACACAGCCTGATGGACTTTAATTCCATACATCCCTTTTCCTCCAAAAGAAGGAAGAAGTGCTGGGTGAATATTTAGCATCCGATGTTTATACTTCCGAATAATACTTGAACTGATTTTTTTTAAATACCCTGCGAGAGCAATCAACTCAACATTATACTCTTTGAAAGCATTTAAAAAAGCCTGGTCCAGATCTTCCTGTGATTCGAATTGTTCGAGGGCCAAATGCAATGCAGGTACCCCGGATTTTCTGGCAATCTCCAGAGCTCCTGCTTCTATTTTATTGCTGATAACCAGAACTATTTTTGCAGAAAGCGTGCCATTTTGCGTTGCCCGTAGAATTGAGGCTAAA is part of the candidate division KSB1 bacterium genome and harbors:
- a CDS encoding phosphoribosylglycinamide formyltransferase, encoding MDPLRVAVLASGTGTNLASILRATQNGTLSAKIVLVISNKIEAGALEIARKSGVPALHLALEQFESQEDLDQAFLNAFKEYNVELIALAGYLKKISSSIIRKYKHRMLNIHPALLPSFGGKGMYGIKVHQAVLDYGCKVSGVTVHLVNEEYDSGVPILQRCVPVKDDDTPGTLAARVLEQEHKIYVEALQLFAENRIEVQGRQAVIK